TTTTTCAGGCGTCGTGAGGGGATGACGCCCTCGGCAGCTTACCCACCCCCATCCGCTGCGCCTTTTCATTACGGCTGCGGCAGTTCTTTTTCTCTCTCGATGCCTACCCTGAAAAGAGTTTCCATGCGCGAGATCGCCGACGCGGTCGGTGTCAGCGTGATGACCGTCTCACTCGCTTTACGAGGGCAGCCTCATGTAGCTGCTGAAACGCGAGATCGTGTCTTGAAGATGGCCGATAAAATGGGCTACAGGCCTGATCCTGCTTTGTCGGCACTGGTCGCCTACCGAAGTGTGAAGGCAACGCCGAAGTTTCATGGCCTGATCACATACCTGAACTGCACGCCTTATCCCAATGTCGAGCACACAAACCAACTGCATACCGACTACTTCGAGGGAGCCTGTGAGCGTGCCCGGGAGTTGGGCTATCGGTTGGAGCCATTTTGGCTGAACGAGCCGGGTATGACATCGCGTCGTGCCAGTCAGATTCTCAGCTATAAGCAAGTCGCCGGTATATTGGTCGCTCCGGTGCATCGGCTGGACGTGTCGATTGATCTGGAGTGGGAGCGTTTTGTTAGCGTCTCGTATGGCTTCTCGCTTGCGCACCCGAAGCTCTCCGCCGTGAGCACGCACAACTTCCAGTGCATCTCGCTGGCGATGGAGAAGATCGTGGAGTATGGCTACAAACGGGTGGGCCTGGTCATTAATAAAAGCCAGGACAAGCGTAAGCTCGGTGCTTGGTCGGGTGCCTACCTGATGCAGCAGAGGAATTTGATCAAAGCGAAAGACCGCATCCCCATTCTCTCGATCGACGATGAAAATCTCGAACACTTCGAGAAATGGTATAAGCGCTATCGGCCGGACGCCGTGCTAGTCGGCTACACCTCCGTCATTGATGCGTTCGATAAGATGGGGCTACGTATCGGGGAAGATGTCGGTGTCGTGCTGGCCTATACGGGGACGACGCACTACGACCTGGCCCACGTGGACCATAACAACCGCATCGTCGGGCGGGAGGCGATGAATGTACTCTCCGGCTTCATCTATCATAACGAAAAGGGCCTCCCCTCTCATCCTGTGCAGACGCTGGTTGATGGCGAATGGAAGGACGGCTACTCCCTGCCAGACAAGCGGTAACTCTTCGATACTGTCGTGCGACGAAAAAGCCTACGCTCCAGCGTAGGCTTTTTGTGGAAACGAATGCACTGCCCCTATGGGTTCTTCGCTGTCGTGAAAGGCACAGCGGGTAGGCCTTCGCGGTTGTACAGATTTACCTCGGGGGCGGGAGCCCAGCCATAGCGGACGGCCGCCGGGGTCGCGACTGCATCACTACTGACGACGACGCACTCACCCTCGATCATGGCCTGCGCCGGATGGAACTCCCCATCAGCCCCGGCGATCTCAAAGCCGGTCAGGTGGTCGAGTGCCGATGCGGGTTGCTCACCGGGCTTACGAGGCGGGTTACTGTCAATCATCAGCCCGCTACCGGTCTGGGTGTAGTGAATACGTGCCCGGTTGCCCTCGATATCGAGAGAGGCAAACATCGGCCCGGCATAGACGATATCCTTTCCGTATGCGAGAGCCTGGGCGGCCAGTGCCAGCCGCTTTGCCACCGTGCGCTTGTTACGCGGGTGAATGTTGCCGGCGTTGCCGACATCGATGGCGAGTGCCATCGCGGTGTTGGGGACTGAGAGCGTGGCCGTCTGCTGGTCGCGGAGGTCGGGCAGTGTGGGCGGTTGTTTGTAGGCGGCCAGCTGGACGTAGAGGAAGGGGAACTCACCCTCGCCCCACTGCTGTCGCCAGTCCTCGATCAGAGTGCTAAAAAGAGCCTGATAGTCACCAGGGCTTTTTGCGTTGGCCTCGCCCTGATACCAGAGCACACCCTTGATCCCGTAGGGAATGAGCGGGGCGATCATGCCGTTGTAGAGGGAGGAGGGGACGCGCTTGCTGAGCGGTGGAAGGGGCTTCCACGGTGCCTTGCGGTTCGCGGGTTTGCGACCGGCGGCCTTGGCCTCGGCGACTTCCTTTTCCCAAGCGTCGTATTTGACCTGCCAGGCCGGTAGGAATTCCTCGTCGTAGCGCTTTTGCCGCGCATCGAAGTTATTGACCACGTTTTGGTAGGCATCTGCGTAGGTCTTGAGGGTCGGATTTGCCTCAAGCGCGCCCAGACGGATCCATGCCTGTGCATGGGTGCCGCCCCAGTTGCTGCCGATCAGGCCAATGGGGATACCCTCGCTTTGCTGGATATCGCGCGCGAAAAAATAGCCGATAGCAGAAAAGTCTTTCACGACCTCAGGGCTGCACCTGCTCCAGCTGACGGGAACTTCCGAGACGGGCTTAAACTGCGCGTTGCGGGGAATGTCGATCAGGCGGATAAGCGGGTTGTTGGCGGTGGGGATCGCTTCGTTCGCGCTGTACGACCATTCCACGTCGAACTCCATGTTTGACTGTCCCGAGCACACCCAGACATCCCCGACCAGCACGTCAGTAAACGTCAGCTCATTGCCTTCTCCGCTGACGCGTAGCTGCTGCGGCGTGGTAGAGGCAGAGAGCGGTTGCAGGCGGACGATCCATTTCCCGTCTTCTGCAGCGGTGGTTTCGGCGATTTGCCCGGCGATGGCGACGGTGACTTTCTCGCCCGGATCAGCCTCTCCCCACACGGGCAGAGGTATCTCGCGCTGCAGGACCATGTGATCCGAGAATAGGGTCGGTAGGCTAACGGTCGCGTCGAGCGTGACTGCGCCTAAGCATAGCAATGCGGCCGCGAGGCCAGACGATAGGGGAGACGATGGGTATTTCATGTTTATTTAAGGGGGTGAAAATGGTGATATCCGGTCGCGTGGTAGACGGTAAGGTTCGGGCGATAACTCACGCAAGTGGGCGAAGTTTGGACTGCTCCTTAGTGATATTTCCGCTTTGGTAATCCACCAGTAGCCAAGGGTCTTGTGTTTGTTGGCGAAGCTCGAGCAGCCGCTCACGGTATTTCCGGGTGAGTTCCTGATGCCCGGTTTGATCGGCAAGGTTATGCAGCTCAAGCGGATCGTTATCCAGATCGTAGAGCCCCTCCGGGGGGTGATGCAGAATACGCTCTGGCGGACGGCCACCGTGGTCGCCGGACTGTTGACAAGCAGACCATGTGGGTGACTCAAAAATATCGCTGGCCAAGGGCATGGACATCTCGTGGGCCAGACACTGGACATACTTGTAGCGGTCGGTCCGGAGCACACGGTACGGGAAGTAGTTGGTGATCTCGTGGACGCTGTGTGAGTAGTAAGTCTCCTCGCGCCAGGGGCCGTCGGGGGTTGTCAGTAGGGGGAGCAGGCTCTCGCCGGTCAGCTCTTTAGGCCAGCGCTCGGTGGGGATATCGAGTGCCTCTAAAATCGTGGGCATAATGTCCGTCCAGTTGACAAGAGCGCGGGTGGACTGACCGGCCCCGACGCCGCCGGGATGGGCAATGATCAACGGGCAGTTGTGCCCTGCTTCAAAGGGGCTGGCCTTGGCGCCGGGGAAGGGCATGCCGTGGTCGGACATGAGCAGTACCAGCGTTTCGTCCGCCCGTCCGCTATCCTCAAGTCGTTGCAGGGTCGAGCCGACGAACTCGTCGAAGCGTGTGATCTCTGTGTAGTACGCGGCCAGATCCTGGCGCACCTGTGGGAGGTCGGGAAGCCAGGCGGGGACGATGACGTCCTCGGGCCGGTACTGGTCGTCGAGATCACCAAAAGTTTCCGGGTCGGGAGCGGCCTTGAACGTGCCCCCGGAGCGGTGCGGGTACTGGGCGGCAGCGTGCAGGTAAAAGGGCTCATCGCCGATTGATGCCAAGCACTCGGAGATAGCCTTTCGAAGGCGTGGAGCGCTGTTGGGGGCCAGCACCATGTAAGGATCAAACGGATACACGCTCTCCGGCGCGATGTGAGACTTTCCGGCCAGTGCGGCTTGGATGCCGCTTTCGCGTAGAATGGTCGGTAGACTGCGGACATGCTCGTGCGTGCGGAATCCATGGCGGTCGTGGCAATGGCCGTATTGCCCGTGCTGGTGGCTATACAGCCCGGTCAGGATGTTGGCGCGGCTGGCCGCACAGGACGGGGTGGTGCAAAAAGCCCGGTCGAAGCGCATCCCCCGGGCGGCCAGTCGGTCGATGTTGGGGGTACGGATAACCGGGTTGCCGTAGCAGCCGGCGATCGGGGACCAGTCATCCGCGATCATGAGTAGGACACCTTTGATGGGGTTTGGTTGGGGCATTGGAATGGCGAGGGTGGTTACAGCGACAGCTGCGTGTTCGTCTGTGGGATAGAGCTGTCTTTTCAGATAGCGTTTATGCCGTAGATGGCATGCTGGTTATATTGACTCTTCGATTAGAAAAGCGGCGAGTCAGGGCGTGCTTTAACTATAAATATTCTAGCCCGATCCTATGCCTGTGAACCTGATTTACATTGGTCTGTTAGGGGGAGGGGGATGCATTTTACAGTTACAAGGCGAGGAGAGTGGTCAGCCTGAATTTCTCCCTCGCTAATAGTGGCCACGTTGGCGAAAACCATTTCGTTTTCATCCGTAGTAGAATCTCAACCCTGTTTCCCCATGAAGCCGAATATCCTGCTCCTTCACAGCCATGATCTTGGCGACCTTATCGGTTGCTACCCGGGTAACTCCTCGGTCACGCCGCACCTGGATAAACTCGCTGCCGAGGGTGTCGTCTTTGAGCAGCATTTCGCGGCAGCCCCCACGTGCAGCCCGAGTCGTGGTGCAAACCTGACCGGGTTGGCCCCCACCCGTAACGGCCTCATCGCACTAGCCACTGATGGCATCTGGGAGGTCAACCGTGACGTCAAACTGCTGCCTGAAATGATGCAGGAGGCCGGGTATAAGACCGGTAACTTCGGAGCGTGGCACATCACCGGTGACGAAACGCACCGTGGCTTTGACAAGTTTTCCGGTGAGTTCCCGGACAGCGAGATTGTCGATAATGCTTTGGCGTGGATGGAGGAGGTCGAGGGTGATCAACCGTTCTTCTGCACCGTGGGTCTGATCGCTCCTCATCGCCCTTTCACGGATAATTGGCGCGACTTGCAGGATCCGGACGATGTGGTCGTACCTCCCTACCTGAAAGATACGCCCGTCGTGCGAGAGGAGATGCGCCGCTTTTACGGGGACACCAGTATGGCCGATGAGCAACATGGCCGCTTGATCGACTTCATCAAGCAAAAGGGACTGGATGAAAACACGATTATCATCTTCACCGTGGATCACGGGATCGGCATGCCACGCGCCAAAGGCTCCCTCTATGATCCCGGCTTGAAAATCCCACTCATCGTCCGCTGGAAGGGACAGGTCGAGGGTGGTCGCCGCTTTGGCGGATTAACTTGTAACACGGACCTCGTGCCGACGATCATGGAGGCCATCGGGGAGAGTCGGATCGTGCCCGAGGGGATCGACGGAAAAAGTCTCTGGTCTTTCGTTAGCGAGGGAAAGGATGTCGGGCACAAGTATGTATTTGCTGAGCAGACCTGGCACGATTTCTACGAGCCTATTCGTTCTATCCGTACCGCTTCGTACAAACTTATCTGGAACTTCGAGCCCGGCCCCGGCTTGCAGTTGCCGCCCGACACCCTCTACTCCTCTACAACCGGTGAAATGCGCCAAATGCTTCGTGACTTCGAGCGCCCTGAGTTCGAGCTGTACGATCTGGATGCTGATCCAGACGAGCAGGTAAATCTAGCAGGGCGTGTCAAGTACAGCGAGATCGAGAAAGAGCTGAAGGCGACGTTGCTAGCCCGACTGGAGGAGATCGAAGATCCGATCCTGAAGGGGCCCATTCCGAGTGTGCCCGGCTACTTCGAGCACTTCCTGTATCACTTTAACTGCGGAGGGCTACCTCTGGAACCAGGACGTGAAAACTGGCTCCCGATCAAGTGGCCTTTTGGCAGAACCGCCCGCTATCGAAAAGTAAGCCCGGATAAGGGCGTGCAGTAGCCGTAGAGGGCGGCGTTTCAGTGCTCAGTTGTGCTTAATAAAAGAGCCCCGTCGAAAGGCGGGGCTTCTTTGTTGCGATGATCGGACATAAAAAGGCCCGGTAGGTGCTATTCCGACCGGGCCTGATACTGCGTGTAGCTTAGAGAAAGTCGCACTTGAGCAGATCACTCACCTTGACCGGCTGGCCGGTGGCGAATGACCGGTTAGCGGCTATGCCAGTCAGGATGGAAAGTGCTCCGTCAACATGGGTGGCACTTCGCCCAAGGGCATCTGTGACCGGTTTGTCGCTGAACAGCGCATTAAGCAGAAGGGGGTCGCCGCCACCGTGGCCACCTTCGCCGTGCGGGACTTCTACCTCGTAGGGCTTCTCCCAGTGCGGAAGCACTTTAAGCTGTCGGGATTGTGTGACGCCATCGGTGATGTGACCACTGCCCGCGCTGATGTATGAGCGTTCCATCTCGTCCAGTTCGATGCGGCCGCGGGTACCGTTAAAGGCGATGCGGTATCCTTCCCAGGGGGAGTAGGCGTGAAGAGAGTAGCTCATTTGGGCACCGTTGCGGTACTTGACGAGAACGTTCATGGTGTCCTCAATGCTGATGCCGTCACCAAAAACATTCAGGTCGCGTACGTATCCATCAATGTGTTCAGACTTCCAGTACAGATTGTTGAGCTTTTCATTTTCGCGCATATCCAGGCCGAAGGGGTCGTCCCTGGCGGCAGGATTGTCGGTCGAGCGCAGGTAGGGGTAGTAGTTACCCTGAGCCATGCCGTTAATCTTCCCGTAAAAGCCGAGTGATCCGAGCCCGAATACCGTTTCCGGGACGGAGTCCAGCCACCAGTTGACGAGGTCAAAGTGGTGAGTGGCCTTATGGACCATGAGCCCGCCCGAGTTGCGCTTGTCGCGGTGCCAGCGGCGGAAATAGTCCGCCCCGTGGGTCGTGTCGAGCAGCCACTCGAAGTGTACTGAACGCACCTGACCGATCGCCCCTTCCAGTATCAGTTCCTTGACCTTGCTGCGGGAGGGTGCGTAGCGGTAGTTAAAGCTGACACGGACTTCTTTTCCAGTCTCCTTGACGGTATCGATGATCTGCTGACACTTGACTTCATCGATCGTCATGGGCTTTTCTGTGATGACATCACAGCCAGCTTTGAGAGCCCGGATAATGTATTCATGGTGAGAGAAATCAGCCGAGGTGACGATCATGACATCGGGTTTTTCTCGCTCGATCATCAGGTCGAAGTCCCGGACATGATAGGTTGGGAGTGGCTCCAGTCCGTATTTTTCCTTGTAGATCTTATTGTGATAAGCACTGCGGAGTTCATTGGTGTCACACAGGGCAACGAGATCGTACTTCTCCTTGTAAGTCGTTAGAATTGCTTCTGTGAACATGAAGGCTCGGCTTCCGCTTCCGACAACTGCGTATCTGCGTTTTTCTTTCGATGTTATGTTCATTGTGGAGTCATGATAACATTTTCATGGATGCCTCCGTAAATAGCCCTTTCGATCCTTATGTTGACATTTTCGATCATCATGATGGTCTTTGGGGGTGCTCTGTTATGTGAACGAGGGGGAACGTGATTACGCTGATAGTCCGGTGAACCTCTCCCGGCGACCCTATTGGTCTTTTCAGGCAGTCCTGACAGGTCGTATCGCTATGGTTCGTGAAAATCAGACACCCGTACTGTGCTCGCGCAGACTGTGGTTATGTCCCCCTCGCGATCCGCATGGGTGGACAGGTGAGCCTGGTCGAACGGCGGAGATTGTGGTCTTTCATTTTATGACGCTCCCTGAGCCTTTGCTCCGGCGGATACCCACAGGAGGAAGACTGGAAATAGCGCTTCAGCCCGGCATGAGTAAGCGACTTCGTGAGCTGGCGCGCTCGGCGAGAGCTTCCTGGTATAATCCGCAGCCCGATATGCTCCTGCGTTACGAACATACTTTGCTGGAGTTAAGTCTGCTGGTCATGGAGGCGGCCTTTACTCACGAGGTGAAGGATGTAAACCGCGAGCACGAGCGTGTGCGTACTGCGATCAAGTGCTTTACCGAGCGTATCGGTGATAATCCCAGTCTGGAGCAGATTGCCCGCGAGGTCGGTAGCTCCGCCCCCCACCTGCGGCGGTTGTTTCATCGGGTGATGGGAACATCCCCTAAGCGGGCCTTTGACCAGATTCGTTTCCAGCGCGCGTTTCAGCTCATGGCCGAGCCTGAAACAAAGCTGAGCGAGGTTGGAGAGAGCTGTGGCTTCGAGAGTCCGAGTGCGTTTTCCCGTGCCTTTAAGAACAAATTCGGGTGTTCCCCTGATCGGTGGCGCAACGGAGTAAGATAGGGCGCTGAGGGATGCTTGGGGGCCTCCGTTTTTAGGGTTTTTATAGTTATAATGGCGGTTCTTTTGACCGTAGGTGGCCTTGGACTACGATGATGTCTGTATATACAAACCCTAACCCATATCCTAACCCCAAGTATCTACGTAGCATGAATTACCTCGTTAAGACCCTTACCTCTACTGTTTGCCTCCTGGCCACTTGTGCCTTGGCTCAGGCAGACGTGATATTCACCGACGATTTCACCGAGTATACCGCTGGTGAGCTGATTCCCACGGGCGGAGATAACCTCTGGTCGGGCACCTTGCCTGTGGGTGAGTTGACCTTTACTGCCGAGGATGACACTGAGCACTATTTTTCTGCCGGTAGCAATAAGTACGCAGTCATGTCAGTGGCTACCACCGTCGACAATGCGAATGTCTTAGTGACCACGGGGATTTTCGACACCACATATACCGGTCAGATGACATTCTCTTTCTACGATCCCTCATCAGCTACTCACGATGGTACCGGGTGGCTGTTGCGTCTGGGCGCGAGTGCGGGTAATGGTTCCTCAGCTTTTGGTGTCTATATCAAGAATGGGACCCTTATCCTGGCTGCAGGCTCGAGCTTAAATGCCTCAGGAGGCACGATTTCCACTTACACAATGGATACAGCACACGAGCTCAGCATTGTGTTTAACAACTCGAACTCCTCTCTCACCTATGCCGGTGGCACTGTTGCCTCCGGGACGATGGATATTTATCTCGACGGTGAGCGGATCGGGGATGACCTGGCCGGTTCCGGTGGCGCTGGTGTTGATAGCGTTATCTCGAATTTCAACTTCACTGCCAAGACGTGGAACTCGACCTTCGAAAGCACCTTGTATGTGGACGACTTTAATGTCGATACCTCGATCTCGATCCCTGAGCCCAGCTCCTCCGGCCTGATCTTTGGCGGTTTTCTCGGTTTGGCTTGGCTGCTGCGCCGCTTTAAGGGCCATAAGAAGGGTTGATTGCTCGTCCTCGCCTCATCGGTAGGGGGAGGCGAAGCGTCTAAATCGGTTAGGGCACACTGGGGATTTCGTTCCCCTTTGTGTGTAGGGATGCCATGTCTTTAAGTCTCTGAGGTTTTTAATAAATACGTAACTAGAGGTATTCAAAATGATAGAATTTCATAACCTGAAAAAGTGGGCCAGGGGCCTGTGTTTGCCTGCGGCAGTCATCTTTACTCCTATAGGCCAGGGCTACGCGCAAATGATCTTCGAGGAAGATTTCGAGAGCGCAGAGCTAGATCTGACCAAGTGGAAGTACCATCTGGACGGTAATACTGCTCTGGTGGATATTGTGGATACGACTGCTCGTAGTGGCAGCCGCTCAGCCCATATGAAGACCGTCGCCGCCAACGGTGATCGCCGTGCCGAGATCGTACCAAAGTTCCCTCGCTTTGTCTGGGGAGAGGAGTACTGGGTCGGTTTTAGCCTGATGGTGCATACTCCCGTGGAAAAAGCAGGCGCAGTCCACCAACACCATTCGGTCCCTAATAACAACAACTGGGACTGTGGAGCGGGGCCCAACTCATTTACGATTCAGGCCAGAGATGATGTAGACCTGCTGATGAGAACTGCGACTAACCCTGAGTACATCGAGGCTGTTCCGAAGTCGAATTCAGCACTCGGAAACTCTGTGCCGACGCCTGTGGCCTACCTGCCGGATGAGTGGACCGATATCGTTTACCATTTCAGATATGCACCGGATGAAACCGGATTTTTCCAGATATGGGTGGATGGCGAGATGGTGCTCGATCACCAGGGGCCCACCGTCTACCGCATAGACTACTGCGGTAAGCCGAAGGTGCAGGAACAGTACATGAAGATCGGACTCTATCCGGCCGCCAAAGGTGGGGATGGGGAAATCTATTACGACGAGCTTCGAGTTGCTGGTGCCTTGTCGTCGTATGCCGATGTCGCCCCACGCTGATTGGAGCCGTTTTGTGGCGTAGCTAATTGTGGCCTTGGCTAATCGCACAAAGGTATAGCTGCTCGGGCGGCTTGCCTTTGTCGAACATCGGACCCTGTGTGCGGGACGGTGTCGCAATGGGGGAACCGGCGGCATCCTCGAATCGACCAGAGTCTACTCAACCGGCTTGCTCCTCAGCTTGGCGACCGTTTCCAGCTGTGCCCGCTGACAGCGTTGCGGTGGCAGACCTTTGAGGATCTGCTCAATGTCATCAACGACCCGCTCACCCATCCAGGGCCAGACCTCTGGGATATTGCCAGCGCGGTGGGCCTGCAGAAGGGTGTTGGGGGTCCGCCGGGCCCGGTGATCCTTCGGGATGGGCTCATCCGGCCACACATCGATACCCACGCGCAGGTGGCCTGACTCCGCCGCATCCAGAAGCTCATCGAAATTCACGACACCAGCACGGCTCATCAGAAGCAGCAGGCTGCCTTTGCTCATCTTATCGAAGTAGGTGCGCCCTATGCCGCCGGCATTCTCGGTCGTGACCGCCCCGGTCAGGAAGACGGCAGCGGACTGCTCGAAGCATTCCTCCAGCGTCGCTGGGACCATCCCGAGCTCACGCAGGACGCTGGGGTGGATCCAGGGGTCGTGCGCGAGGATCTTACCCCCGAACGGCTTGAGCAGGGGGAGCAGGGAGCGGCCGACATTCCCACAGCCGACGATGGCGGTCGTGCGCCCCGTGAGGAGGATGGAGTCCTGGTTGTCACCCTCTCCGTAGAGGGTCTCGGTACCCGCGCGAATGGCCGCATCCGCCTCATGGACGCGACGAGCCAGCGACAGAGCCATGCCGAGGGCCATTTCCGCCACCGGTAAGGAAAAGACCGGAGCGGTCGAAAGGACAGGGATGCCGCGTCGGTGGCATTCCTCGTAATCAATGTTGGGCAGAAAGTTGCTTTCCACATTGAACACCGCCTTGAGGTTCGGAGCCCGATCCAGGCGCTCTTTCGGGAGGGCGGGCTGGCCGATCAGAATCGTCGTCTCCGGCAGATACTTATCAATGTACTCGTCCGGTGCTGGCGTCCCCTCGTGCCAGATCACCTGGCCCAGACCGTTGAGGCGTGCTTTTTCCGCTTCACTGAAAAGCAGATCAATCGGGCGAGGGTGGGGGTCAAAAAGGATAAGTGGTTGTTCGGACATGGGCTAGGGTTTTGGTGAAACTTGGTTGGCCTGAGTTGGCTTTGTTTGATGAATGACTGAGGGCGTCGCGTTGGCACCTCAGAGGGAGGAAGGGCTTTTCATGCCCCTGAGAGCCGGAGTCGCCAGAGGCCTCGCGTCAAGTTAGCCCAAAATTATATACTTTTTTAATTGATGATTCATCGGTGTTTATTGACTAATGTATATCTTAAATTGATCAGGCCGTGCTGATACTAAAATGGAGAGCGAAGACTGGACAGTTCGGACAGATCGTGAAGGTCTCGTGCGAGCGAGGCTCGCCTCTGGAGGAGCATAGCCACGAGTATCCAGAGATTTTCTGGATCGAAGAGGGGCCCTGCCTGCATCGTATCAACGACACACAAGAGCGACTGGAGGCTGGAGATCTGGTCTTTATCCGGGCCCATGATCGGCACCAGTTTGTTTCGCTTGGGCGGCAGCGGTTCACCATGACGAATCTGGAGTGCCACCCGCAACTGGTTGCCGACATCCAGCAGCGCCATCCGCAACCGTTTGCGGAATGGTTTGAGCTCAGGCGGAATATGCCTCTGCGCCGCAGGCTGGATATCGGTGTGCTGCGGCAGCTCAAGCATATAGCCCTGGATTATGCCGCCCGCTCTGCCGATGCGCTTCATACGGAGGCATTCTTGTTGGATTTGGCCCGACTGTTGGAGGCGTCATCGCCATTAATCACGGAGCTGAAAAATTGTCCGGACTGGTTGCGCAGTGCGCTCCTTCGGGCAAAAGAGCGAGAGGTTTTCGTCGATGGGGTGGCGGGACTTGTTCGTGTGACGGGGCGCTCGGGTGAGCACGTGGCGCGCTCATGTCGCAAATACCTCGGGCAGGCCCCGACTCAAATTCTAGAATCTTACCGCATGGCCTATGCCGAGCGCTGCTTGCGGTTGACGACGGATCCGGTGACCGAGATTGCCTACGCCTGCGGCTATGCGACGACGACCCCGTTCTACCGGGCCTTCCGCCGCCATTATAAGCAGCCCCCGCTGGCTTATCGCCGTTGGCTGCGAGGAGGGTAGCACGAGCCAAGGACTTCCCTGGTGTCTTTCTGGAATGCCATATTCAGGGCGCAAGGTAGGCTGACTCTGGTGCTTCTGCTGTGTGAAGATATTATTTATCTAGCTTTTTTTTGTGTGATGTCCGTAGATTGTGAATTTTAATCAAATTGTCATTGATATGAGCGAACTTTCATCAATATCAAGCAACGCCGTTGGTAAGCCCAATTGGAGTTCAATGCTTCAATACTTGGCGAGATTACACCAGAACAGTACTTATGCGACGGACGGAGCTTTCCCTTATGACTGGGAAAGCATTGGAACGGGCTACTGCTGCGGTCTTGCCTTTGGGCATTGGGATATCATCCACGAAGTACTAGACCATATCCCAGAGAATCCGCAGTTTGCCTGTAAGCAGATTATCAACGATCTCTACCACCAGCGCTCTGATGGTTTTCTGCCCGGATCTATCTGGATTAAAGATGACGGTGCTGATTATTCGGATATTTTTGGCCATCCGCCTCTCTGGATTTATGCCGTCGATGAGTATTATAGGCGTTATGAATCTGGAGAATTTGTCATCGCTGTTCTGCCGAACCTCCTGCGCCAGATCAGCTGGTTTGAGAATAACCGAAAGGCTGACGACGGCGGCTATTTTTACTTGGATATCCTAACTCACGAATGGGAAAGTGGTATCGACGAAGGCGTCCGCTTTAAGCAGGTTCAACAAGGGAAAAAGGCCTGTATTGATGCGACCTCGCATGTATATGCGATGTACGAGAGTGCTGCCCGTTGGTTGAGCATTGCTGGGCAGAGTAATGACCAGTACGTCCAGAAAGCTCAAAGCCTCAAGGAGTTTATTGCCACTCAGTTATACTCCCATGAGAGTGGTTTTTTTCACGACATATGGTCGGTCAATGATGCCAAATACAGGGTGCGTTGCTTTGATGGGTTTTGGCCATTGATTTGCGGTGCCGCGACTCCAGAGCAGGCGACTGAGCTGATTGAAAATAATCTCTTAAACGAGGAAAGGTTCCTGTGTGAGCATCCCGTTCCAACCGTTGCTCTGTGTGAGCCGGACTTTGAGCATCGGATGTGGCGCGGCCCCTCATGGAACAGCATGAC
This genomic interval from Ruficoccus sp. ZRK36 contains the following:
- a CDS encoding trehalase family glycosidase, with protein sequence MSELSSISSNAVGKPNWSSMLQYLARLHQNSTYATDGAFPYDWESIGTGYCCGLAFGHWDIIHEVLDHIPENPQFACKQIINDLYHQRSDGFLPGSIWIKDDGADYSDIFGHPPLWIYAVDEYYRRYESGEFVIAVLPNLLRQISWFENNRKADDGGYFYLDILTHEWESGIDEGVRFKQVQQGKKACIDATSHVYAMYESAARWLSIAGQSNDQYVQKAQSLKEFIATQLYSHESGFFHDIWSVNDAKYRVRCFDGFWPLICGAATPEQATELIENNLLNEERFLCEHPVPTVALCEPDFEHRMWRGPSWNSMTYWIARGCARYGRADVAAMLLEKALDATAIQFERTGTIWEYYHCGLGDQKTVERKPDTSRNMPSCDYLGHNPLIAMAYLYMECREVS